The following proteins come from a genomic window of Trifolium pratense cultivar HEN17-A07 linkage group LG4, ARS_RC_1.1, whole genome shotgun sequence:
- the LOC123924297 gene encoding uncharacterized protein LOC123924297, which yields MDPRISFSNDFVVSKQAIKHENIYREAPVSSDFEFSVKNYSMISADQAFFKGMLLPLSSEGSKKVTLRDELLNDDDSPKWSKSLSRWKERLGLKRSASKKDKNKGDHEFVSRSVANHKGTSFGQGETTVNKDIMLPQELFCEGGVSCKRK from the exons ATGGATCCAAGAATCTCTTTCTCCAATGATTTTGTTGTTAGCAAACAAGCAATCAAACATGAAAACATCTACAGAGAAGCTCCTGTCTCTTCGGATTTCGAATTCTCTGTCAAAAACTATTCTATGATATCAGCAGATCAAGCCTTTTTTAAGGGCATGCTGTTGCCTCTAAGTAGTGAAGGCTCCAAGAAGGTGACTTTAAGAGATGAACTACTTAATGATGATGATTCGCCAAAATGGTCAAAGAGTTTAAGCCGGTGGAAGGAACGATTAGGCCTAAAGAGAAGTGCATCTAAGAAAGATAAGAATAAGGGTGATCATGAGTTTGTGTCGAGATCTGTAGCTAACCATAAAGGGACTAGTTTTGGACAAGGAGAAACAACTGTTAACAAAGACATTATG TTACCACAGGAATTGTTCTGTGAAGGAGGTGTAAGTTGCAAACGTAAGTGA